The proteins below are encoded in one region of Rhododendron vialii isolate Sample 1 chromosome 7a, ASM3025357v1:
- the LOC131333510 gene encoding U4/U6 small nuclear ribonucleoprotein Prp31 homolog, whose product METDFESTLPNLHALSVTEAVSEKAHQDRMDEDGVVEHVEAHNSADDDLDSISKVHKTRRYIDIMEMAEKMPELFSTRGIVLEEDAGLQLIADCFALRGDILRDIGKLYKFIHGKYRSRFPKLELSGLSLETYAQVVKKVGNEMDLTLVNLNGVMSPFMISGFLKKALTPCGKPLPDEVLRKVFDACNRLLVLFSTESSVYAFVDKITEYIAPNLFALLGSCLTGNLIMASGGLSPLANIPADNFSLLGPKNITNLERFLTEMPQFDWLEDTDFLLRVHSGLEFHVYRKVAKKITDAAGVDCRKEDPTGKTGKCMRDVIFMEIERWIKEPYYGGYERKKSKRREDPLSKLKQKKRYATMRRMQKIKELIELERMGFVAPRDAGRQAGIGQVSSQISCP is encoded by the coding sequence ATGGAAACTGATTTTGAATCTACGCTGCCAAATCTCCATGCCTTGTCAGTCACTGAAGCTGTTTCTGAGAAGGCCCACCAGGACAGAATGGATGAAGATGGGGTCGTGGAACATGTTGAAGCACATAACTCTGCCGATGATGATCTGGATTCCATTTCCAAAGTCCATAAAACACGCCGTTACATTGACATCATGGAGATGGCTGAGAAGATGCCCGAGTTATTCTCAACTCGAGGAATTGTGTTGGAAGAAGATGCAGGCTTGCAGCTGATAGCAGATTGTTTTGCATTGCGGGGTGATATTCTTAGAGACATTGGTAAACTCTACAAGTTTATCCATGGCAAGTATCGTTCCAGGTTTCCGAAACTCGAATTGTCTGGTCTTTCCTTGGAAACGTATGCTCAAGTGGTTAAAAAGGTTGGGAATGAAATGGATCTAACCCTTGTTAACCTGAATGGGGTTATGTCCCCATTTATGATTAGCGGTTTCTTAAAGAAAGCGTTGACTCCTTGTGGCAAGCCGCTTCCAGATGAAGTTCTCCGGAAGGTGTTTGATGCGTGCAATCGACTTCTTGTTTTATTCTCAACTGAAAGTTCAGTTTACGCATTTGTGGATAAAATAACTGAATATATAGCGCCAAATCTTTTTGCGCTTCTTGGGAGTTGTCTTACTGGTAACCTAATTATGGCTAGTGGCGGTCTTTCACCATTAGCTAACATCCCAGCCGATAATTTCAGCCTTCTGGGTCCCAAGAATATCACGAATTTGGAAAGGTTTCTAACTGAAATGCCGCAATTTGATTGGCTTGAGGATACAGACTTTTTGCTTAGGGTTCATTCTGGTTTGGAGTTCCATGTCTACCGAAAGGTTGCTAAGAAAATCACAGATGCAGCGGGCGTAGACTGTAGGAAAGAAGATCCAACAGGCAAAACAGGGAAATGCATGAGAGATGTGATATTTATGGAGATTGAAAGATGGATTAAGGAGCCCTACTACGGCGGCTATGAGAGGAAGAAATCTAAACGTCGTGAAGATCCTCTTTCCAAACTGAAGCAAAAGAAGAGATATGCTACCATGAGGAGGATGCAGAAAATAAAGGAGTTGATCGAATTGGAGCGGATGGGATTTGTAGCCCCTAGGGATGCAGGACGCCAAGCTGGTATTGGGCAAGTTTCGTCACAGATCAGCTGCCCATGA